One Terriglobia bacterium DNA segment encodes these proteins:
- a CDS encoding M20 family metallopeptidase: MNLVSYFDANLDEALSLLKCLVEMESYSLDKGGVDRLAQFLAREFENRGAEAEVIPQAASGNALKAVWRGEGSGRPLLFLGHLDTVWPPGTVFERPFAMKDGKAYGPGIYDMKCSLLLCLLVCRAFYEQRLRPERDVIFFFTPDEEIGSAAGLPLFEPIARASRAVLVLEPSLPGGRAKTFRKGVGTFRLRVAGIAAHAGLDPQTGASAILELSRQVLKIQRMTDYERGITLSVGTIRGGSAVNVVPSRAEAEVDFRFSTLADGRRLERRIRRLRPRDARCSFEIEGGINRPPFERTPAVAGLYQEAKALAATIGMQLGEGGTGGGSDGSFTAALGIPTLDGLGVEGGGAHAAHEHILISDVPRRASLLSILAKELLK; the protein is encoded by the coding sequence ATGAACTTGGTGAGTTATTTCGACGCGAATCTCGATGAGGCTCTCAGTCTGCTCAAGTGCCTGGTCGAAATGGAGTCCTATTCTCTGGACAAAGGCGGCGTCGATCGGTTGGCGCAGTTTCTTGCGCGGGAGTTTGAGAACCGCGGGGCAGAGGCGGAGGTTATCCCTCAGGCTGCCAGCGGCAACGCCCTCAAAGCCGTCTGGCGGGGTGAAGGCTCGGGCCGGCCGTTGCTGTTTCTGGGTCATCTGGACACAGTGTGGCCCCCCGGCACCGTCTTTGAACGGCCGTTTGCCATGAAAGACGGCAAGGCTTATGGCCCCGGCATTTATGACATGAAGTGCAGCCTGCTGCTGTGCCTCCTCGTATGCCGCGCATTCTACGAACAGCGGCTGCGCCCGGAACGCGACGTGATTTTCTTCTTCACGCCGGATGAGGAGATCGGCTCGGCCGCGGGCTTGCCGCTCTTCGAACCGATTGCCAGGGCTTCCCGCGCGGTCCTGGTCCTGGAACCCTCGCTCCCGGGAGGAAGAGCCAAGACGTTTCGCAAAGGTGTGGGAACTTTTCGCTTGCGCGTGGCCGGTATCGCAGCGCACGCCGGATTGGACCCGCAGACGGGCGCCAGCGCCATTCTCGAACTTAGTCGTCAGGTGCTCAAGATTCAGAGGATGACTGACTATGAGCGCGGTATCACATTGAGCGTCGGAACGATCCGAGGCGGCTCGGCAGTGAATGTCGTGCCGAGCCGCGCGGAGGCGGAAGTGGATTTCCGGTTTTCGACTCTCGCGGACGGCCGGCGCCTGGAAAGGCGCATCCGCAGGCTGCGACCCCGGGACGCAAGATGCAGCTTCGAAATAGAAGGAGGGATCAACCGGCCTCCTTTCGAACGCACTCCGGCGGTAGCCGGGCTATATCAGGAGGCAAAAGCGCTCGCTGCAACCATAGGCATGCAATTGGGTGAGGGAGGAACTGGGGGCGGGAGCGACGGTTCGTTTACTGCTGCGCTTGGAATTCCCACACTCGACGGTCTGGGAGTCGAAGGCGGAGGTGCACATGCCGCCCACGAGCATATCCTGATCTCTGATGTGCCGCGACGCGCATCTCTCCTCAGCATTCTGGCTAAGGAGTTACTGAAATGA
- a CDS encoding bifunctional phosphoglucose/phosphomannose isomerase: protein MPVLDQMDRMAAIDPKSMRHLLQSFPAQVEGAAQMARTLSLPPPPRITCVVIGGMGGSAIGGDVIGAVTSAFLSIPLFVCRDYRLPGFIDASTLVFASSYSGNTEETLSAYEQARTAGAFIICLTSGGKLASEARRHGHPVIQLPAGLPPRAALGYSAVMLLGALSMLGLIPDMTEPLRETVELLNQLVARYGPETDETRNQAKRMARSLHGRLIAVYASSAVLNPVAVRWRGQIEENAKNLAFHHLMPEMNHNELVGWEFPAQLLQQIAVVLLRDRGDHPQVQRRFDLTREILARKTAIVHEVWSEGESLLARIFSAICLGDFVSLYLAFLNAVDPTPVPVIETLKQKLGA, encoded by the coding sequence TTGCCCGTCCTTGATCAGATGGATCGTATGGCTGCCATCGATCCAAAGTCGATGAGGCACCTGCTGCAGTCTTTCCCCGCCCAGGTGGAAGGTGCCGCACAGATGGCGCGGACCCTTTCCCTGCCGCCGCCGCCGCGCATCACGTGCGTGGTGATCGGCGGCATGGGCGGCTCAGCCATCGGCGGTGACGTGATCGGGGCGGTGACCTCCGCCTTCCTGAGCATTCCTCTGTTCGTTTGCCGCGACTACCGTTTGCCCGGATTCATTGATGCTTCCACGCTTGTGTTTGCAAGCAGCTATTCCGGGAACACAGAGGAGACCCTCAGTGCCTACGAGCAGGCGCGAACCGCGGGCGCATTCATCATTTGCCTGACTTCAGGTGGAAAGCTGGCCTCCGAGGCGCGCCGCCACGGGCATCCGGTAATCCAGCTGCCGGCAGGCTTGCCGCCGCGGGCCGCCCTCGGATATTCGGCAGTCATGCTGCTTGGAGCTCTGTCGATGCTGGGGCTGATACCGGACATGACGGAACCCTTACGTGAGACCGTGGAGCTGTTGAACCAGTTGGTGGCACGATACGGTCCGGAAACGGATGAGACCAGGAATCAAGCCAAGAGGATGGCACGTTCACTGCATGGCAGGCTCATTGCGGTCTACGCTTCCAGTGCAGTTCTGAATCCGGTGGCCGTGCGCTGGCGCGGCCAGATCGAGGAGAACGCCAAGAATCTGGCGTTCCACCATCTCATGCCCGAGATGAACCACAACGAACTTGTGGGATGGGAATTTCCCGCACAACTCCTGCAACAGATTGCAGTAGTTCTCCTCAGGGATCGAGGCGACCATCCCCAGGTGCAGCGCCGGTTTGATCTCACCAGAGAGATCCTGGCGCGCAAAACCGCCATTGTGCACGAAGTATGGAGCGAGGGTGAGTCTCTCCTCGCCAGGATATTTTCTGCGATCTGCCTTGGAGATTTTGTCAGCCTTTATCTGGCTTTCCTTAACGCCGTGGATCCCACGCCGGTGCCGGTCATCGAAACGCTCAAGCAGAAGCTGGGTGCATAA
- a CDS encoding SpoIIE family protein phosphatase codes for MGRFTLLLLTLWLLRLLLPSALQLALPQAIQSSLALVTVLLAVPAIYYAWKILAVVRGKLLWKIRRRLIVAHILIAAIPLALVVVILYVSGLLFYYQLSYYLIEKQIGIHTAQISAFNQSLSAGLQQVISGSQADPMLLRTVVDRDAKYLLGMYRTASIVVRVKDPASGKNVVYAVGHIRHDLPDYQVPRWITENGFSGLVYEDVQPAIYEGSNSNVGTRQGHLFLRSLVFGDLNGGIPYSLEVSVPLDGDMLDRLRSALGQDLLLADNVPNTSLNVMLQDTGILSKNILYATFDFTSSQQSVGGLWSMPLYPFIWSTGEESKIPADTMLFVELSPSKLFQNVFNPESNVSRTFLGALEVVVGFFLAVELLSLIGGILLTKSITSAVHNLDRGTEFIRRGDFSHRIVVKSDDQLGALAKSFNQMTEYVQTLVKERVQKERLERELEIAKEVQEQLFPKQAPKMKNMELTGLCLPARIVSGDYYDFLQFDDQNMGLAVGDICGKGISAALLMANLQATLRSNVLARGAFSLSDRVGGNGNVAGVVKVLNQQIYSFTSANKFASFFYAVYDDFRSTLTYTNAGHNPPLYFSENGFRRLTTGGTVVGIFPDAEFEQETIQLQSGDILLAYTDGIIESVNEYGEEFGEQRLIDLVRGKSDLSAGRLQKAIVNEVLGWAFEEERDDDMTLIVARFR; via the coding sequence ATGGGGAGGTTTACCCTCCTCCTGCTGACATTGTGGCTGCTGCGTCTGCTGCTGCCCTCGGCGCTCCAGCTGGCGCTGCCCCAGGCTATCCAGTCAAGCCTGGCTCTGGTTACGGTCCTCCTTGCTGTTCCGGCAATATATTATGCCTGGAAGATCCTTGCGGTTGTCCGTGGTAAGTTGCTCTGGAAGATACGCCGGCGTCTGATCGTCGCGCACATCCTGATTGCGGCCATCCCTCTGGCGCTTGTGGTTGTGATTCTCTATGTCTCCGGCCTTCTTTTTTACTATCAGCTCAGCTACTACCTGATCGAAAAACAGATCGGAATACACACAGCCCAGATCTCGGCTTTCAACCAGTCCCTGAGCGCCGGCCTGCAGCAGGTGATATCGGGTTCCCAGGCGGATCCGATGCTGCTGAGGACGGTCGTCGATCGCGACGCCAAGTATCTGTTGGGGATGTACCGCACGGCATCCATCGTGGTGCGTGTCAAGGATCCGGCGAGCGGCAAGAATGTCGTTTATGCTGTGGGGCACATAAGGCACGATTTACCCGACTATCAGGTGCCCCGATGGATTACCGAAAACGGATTCAGCGGCTTGGTCTACGAAGACGTTCAGCCGGCAATCTATGAGGGATCCAACAGCAATGTGGGGACGCGACAAGGGCACCTGTTTCTGAGAAGTCTGGTGTTCGGAGATCTCAACGGCGGAATCCCTTACAGCCTTGAAGTGTCCGTGCCGCTGGACGGCGATATGCTGGATCGCCTCAGGAGCGCGCTGGGGCAGGATCTGCTCCTGGCAGACAATGTACCCAATACCAGCTTGAACGTGATGCTGCAGGACACCGGCATCCTCAGCAAGAACATACTCTACGCCACGTTCGATTTCACGAGCTCCCAGCAATCCGTGGGAGGGCTGTGGTCAATGCCGCTCTACCCATTTATCTGGAGCACAGGCGAGGAAAGCAAGATCCCTGCGGACACCATGTTGTTCGTGGAACTGTCGCCCTCAAAGCTATTCCAGAACGTTTTCAACCCTGAGAGCAATGTGAGCAGAACGTTCCTGGGGGCCCTTGAGGTCGTGGTCGGATTCTTTCTGGCAGTCGAGCTGCTCTCCCTGATTGGCGGGATCCTGCTGACGAAGTCGATCACGAGTGCGGTGCATAACCTTGACCGCGGTACAGAATTCATCCGGCGAGGCGATTTCAGCCATCGCATCGTGGTCAAGTCCGACGATCAATTGGGTGCGCTCGCCAAATCCTTCAATCAGATGACTGAGTACGTACAAACCCTGGTAAAGGAAAGAGTCCAAAAGGAGCGGCTGGAGCGCGAATTGGAGATTGCTAAGGAAGTACAGGAACAATTATTCCCTAAGCAGGCTCCAAAAATGAAAAATATGGAGCTTACAGGGCTGTGCCTCCCGGCTCGCATCGTCAGCGGTGATTATTACGATTTTCTCCAGTTCGATGATCAGAACATGGGGCTGGCGGTGGGAGACATCTGCGGCAAAGGCATTTCCGCGGCTCTCCTCATGGCCAATCTTCAGGCCACCTTGCGCAGCAACGTCCTGGCGCGCGGCGCCTTTTCGCTGTCTGACAGAGTCGGAGGCAACGGCAACGTTGCGGGCGTGGTGAAGGTCCTGAATCAGCAGATTTACAGTTTTACGTCGGCGAACAAGTTCGCATCCTTTTTCTATGCGGTGTACGACGATTTTCGCTCTACCTTGACCTACACCAATGCCGGGCATAATCCACCGCTGTACTTCAGCGAGAATGGCTTCCGGCGCCTGACTACGGGCGGTACCGTGGTCGGCATCTTCCCCGACGCGGAGTTTGAACAAGAGACCATTCAACTCCAGAGCGGGGACATACTCCTGGCTTATACCGACGGCATCATTGAGTCCGTCAACGAATACGGCGAGGAGTTTGGGGAACAGCGGTTGATCGATCTGGTGCGCGGGAAGAGCGACCTTTCTGCCGGCAGACTGCAGAAAGCCATCGTCAATGAAGTTCTTGGCTGGGCTTTTGAAGAAGAGCGCGACGACGACATGACGCTGATCGTGGCTCGCTTCCGGTGA
- a CDS encoding response regulator — MPRRSFLTTFEISQICEVNPTTVQNWVKERKLKAYLTPGGHRRIRREDLIRFMKEFGMPIPAALQEPPPFILIVDDEKEMLELLTSVMQAGDEEIEVAGALSGVEALLLIGERKPDLLVLDIMMPGMNGIEVCEKLKAGAATRSLKIVAVTGDHDRAVRERVLAAGADLFFVKPFDMMQFRSECFDLMSSSKAR, encoded by the coding sequence ATGCCTCGAAGATCTTTTTTAACCACATTCGAAATCAGCCAGATCTGCGAAGTGAATCCCACTACGGTCCAAAACTGGGTCAAGGAAAGGAAATTGAAAGCCTACCTGACGCCAGGCGGTCACCGGAGGATTCGCCGGGAAGATCTGATCCGATTCATGAAGGAATTCGGCATGCCGATTCCCGCGGCGCTGCAGGAGCCACCCCCGTTCATCCTGATCGTGGATGATGAGAAGGAGATGCTCGAGCTTCTGACATCCGTGATGCAGGCCGGGGATGAGGAAATAGAAGTCGCAGGCGCCCTGAGTGGCGTCGAAGCCCTCTTGCTCATTGGCGAACGGAAGCCGGATCTTCTCGTTCTGGATATCATGATGCCCGGAATGAACGGCATCGAGGTCTGCGAGAAGTTGAAGGCCGGCGCGGCGACCAGAAGCCTCAAAATAGTGGCAGTCACCGGCGATCACGACCGCGCGGTTCGCGAGCGTGTTCTGGCTGCAGGTGCGGACCTTTTCTTCGTCAAGCCATTCGACATGATGCAGTTCCGATCCGAGTGTTTCGATCTGATGAGCTCTTCGAAAGCGAGGTAG
- a CDS encoding insulinase family protein → MKLRSLGILMFLFFPGICYSQVRPRPSSQPATPPPFMQQLKSFDQDGSVTKVVLKNDLTVLVGEAHATPLIESLAWIKTGYGDDPADLPGISRVMEHMLSRGTATRTAAVMAADLKALGGEVSSSTEYDHTILRTVAPAPQWKRALEIQTDALLNSSLDPQELKRQIEVIRDESGRALADPEALADAKLLATGFAGGRLRRARWAAADVLNNITREKLVAFYRSAYSPARIVLVVCGDVTAAEVLNAVVNLYGNAKGGAAAESPTAAGDWTPGFHYAQVRPDVRLARVELGFRTVAVTSADYTALEVLRAMLGTGEGSIFNRRLKNQKGIIYGAAADLVAYGDTGYLGLRMELDPKDIDRCEIAAFTELEILKRQDADTGELERARAQLKREFWETSQTVSGRAERLARLESLGSWKGINTYLARLRQIKWADVKRVAARYLNLENCAVLESLPVQADARNASGEIIQSTIKQLLTASTEQEMAEREKITVPALDISEEAGSFVPSEVRYPFQTASILRGPDLFIREDHTMPLIHLGIFFAGGKLTEAKTNAGITSLMLRTMLRDSRTRSADQTYRQLEVYGAALIPVVEDDYFGFCLSILSANVEQGLDIISEIIKSPKLDPQEVARQKVLQTAALRHRSDMDLARLRLRGALFRDYSYALDPDGSEESIANITPDAVQAWHKLLVMDKKPMAVIIGDTEGTSLAGYFVHNFSGSRYQDVKLPEGFPKALEKKDVIEASWAGNASSVMMGFQAPPEEDEDSFPLMVLQSYASGSAGRLTGAIQDRLPGARRVSLEYEPELRGGTIMICILAAPADEEQALKVLTEELARLTTAPVLYRDYRAAVNSVIGAFQIRQQTRYRQIAEVIKSVLAGKEIEGFQDYINRLQDVKQTDLQEVAQRVFKIEKSVTLRMHGKSEP, encoded by the coding sequence ATGAAGCTTAGATCCCTCGGAATCCTGATGTTTCTGTTTTTCCCCGGTATCTGCTATTCCCAGGTGCGGCCTCGTCCTTCCTCCCAGCCGGCAACTCCTCCTCCGTTCATGCAACAGCTGAAGTCATTCGATCAAGATGGCTCCGTCACAAAAGTGGTGCTTAAAAACGACCTTACCGTGCTCGTAGGGGAGGCACATGCAACCCCGCTGATCGAGTCCCTGGCCTGGATAAAAACCGGCTACGGGGACGACCCTGCCGATCTGCCCGGGATCTCGCGCGTAATGGAGCACATGCTCTCGAGAGGAACCGCAACGAGGACCGCTGCGGTCATGGCCGCTGACCTGAAGGCGTTGGGAGGTGAGGTGAGCAGCTCCACAGAATACGACCACACGATACTGCGGACCGTAGCTCCTGCGCCTCAATGGAAAAGAGCTCTGGAGATTCAGACCGACGCGCTCTTGAATTCTTCGCTGGACCCGCAGGAGTTGAAACGGCAGATCGAGGTGATCAGAGACGAGTCTGGACGCGCGCTCGCTGATCCAGAGGCACTTGCTGACGCGAAACTTCTTGCAACCGGATTTGCCGGCGGGCGCCTGCGCCGCGCCCGATGGGCAGCCGCGGACGTTCTGAACAACATCACGCGCGAAAAGCTGGTCGCTTTTTACAGATCGGCTTACAGCCCGGCCCGGATCGTGTTGGTCGTTTGCGGTGACGTCACTGCTGCAGAGGTGCTCAACGCGGTCGTGAACCTCTATGGTAATGCCAAGGGCGGCGCCGCCGCCGAGAGCCCCACTGCGGCCGGAGACTGGACGCCCGGTTTTCATTATGCCCAGGTGCGCCCCGACGTCCGGCTTGCGCGCGTCGAACTGGGATTTCGCACCGTCGCTGTCACTTCAGCCGACTATACGGCGCTCGAAGTGTTGCGGGCCATGCTGGGGACCGGCGAAGGGAGCATATTCAACCGCCGGCTCAAAAACCAGAAGGGGATCATCTACGGTGCGGCGGCAGACCTGGTTGCCTATGGCGATACCGGCTACCTCGGCTTGCGCATGGAACTGGATCCCAAAGATATCGACCGGTGCGAGATTGCCGCGTTTACCGAACTCGAGATACTGAAGAGGCAGGATGCAGACACCGGCGAGCTCGAACGGGCCCGGGCCCAGCTGAAACGGGAGTTCTGGGAGACCTCGCAGACCGTGTCCGGACGCGCGGAACGGCTTGCCCGCCTGGAGTCTTTGGGCTCCTGGAAAGGCATCAACACCTACCTGGCCCGTTTGCGACAGATCAAGTGGGCTGATGTGAAGCGCGTTGCCGCGCGCTATCTGAACCTCGAAAACTGCGCCGTGCTGGAGTCTCTTCCCGTGCAGGCAGACGCCCGCAACGCGAGCGGAGAAATCATTCAAAGTACCATAAAGCAACTGCTGACAGCCTCCACCGAGCAGGAAATGGCGGAACGGGAAAAGATAACGGTGCCCGCTCTCGATATTTCCGAGGAGGCCGGCTCATTTGTTCCCTCCGAGGTTCGTTACCCCTTCCAGACGGCCTCAATCTTGCGCGGCCCCGACCTTTTCATCAGGGAAGATCACACGATGCCCTTAATTCATCTCGGGATTTTTTTCGCCGGCGGCAAGCTGACAGAGGCCAAGACCAACGCCGGCATCACGTCTCTCATGCTGCGCACGATGCTCAGGGACAGCAGGACCAGGAGCGCAGATCAAACCTACAGACAGCTCGAAGTATACGGAGCTGCGCTGATACCGGTGGTGGAAGACGACTATTTCGGCTTTTGTCTATCGATTCTGTCCGCAAACGTCGAGCAGGGACTCGACATTATCAGCGAGATCATCAAGTCGCCCAAGCTCGATCCACAGGAGGTTGCGCGCCAGAAAGTCCTTCAGACGGCCGCGCTCCGCCACCGGAGCGACATGGATCTCGCGCGCCTGCGCTTGAGGGGCGCGCTTTTCCGCGATTATTCTTATGCGCTTGATCCCGATGGTTCTGAGGAAAGCATCGCAAACATCACTCCAGATGCCGTTCAGGCGTGGCACAAATTGCTTGTCATGGACAAAAAGCCCATGGCGGTCATCATCGGCGACACAGAGGGAACCAGCCTGGCAGGGTACTTCGTGCATAACTTCAGCGGTTCACGCTATCAGGATGTCAAGCTTCCGGAGGGATTCCCCAAGGCCCTCGAAAAGAAAGATGTGATAGAGGCTTCCTGGGCCGGGAATGCCAGCTCGGTCATGATGGGTTTTCAGGCACCGCCCGAAGAGGATGAGGATTCCTTTCCCTTGATGGTTCTTCAGAGCTATGCTTCGGGCTCGGCCGGACGTCTGACCGGGGCGATCCAGGATCGCCTGCCCGGCGCCCGCCGCGTCTCCCTGGAATATGAGCCCGAGTTGCGCGGCGGCACCATCATGATATGCATTTTGGCGGCACCCGCCGACGAGGAACAGGCGCTGAAGGTGCTTACCGAGGAACTGGCTCGGCTTACAACGGCTCCGGTTTTGTACCGGGACTATCGCGCGGCCGTGAATTCCGTCATTGGAGCATTCCAGATCCGGCAGCAAACCCGTTACCGCCAGATCGCGGAAGTAATCAAGAGCGTTTTGGCAGGGAAGGAGATCGAAGGATTCCAGGATTATATCAATCGCCTGCAAGATGTAAAACAGACGGATTTGCAGGAAGTTGCTCAGCGCGTATTCAAGATTGAAAAGTCGGTGACTCTGCGCATGCATGGAAAATCCGAACCGTAG
- the dapF gene encoding diaminopimelate epimerase, with the protein MKLAKLHGLGNDFLVARGGEVGTAGPYFGEFARRVCRRHTGVGADGVLFYQPTVGDAEADVSVLIYNADGSRAEMSGNGTRCLAAYLIHSGETHARTLGIRTVAGVKTFTLENRKDRIYTFKSSLGRPVTEPARIPVCLGSGSEALIDFPLAVGSEVVRVTISSMGNPHCSTFWPDVSRAPMEILGPVLERHSCFPNRTNVEFVQVLDRHRIRVRFWERGVGPTLASGTGSSAAVVAAILNCLAESPVIVEVELGSLEVHWQPPGDLFLTGPAEYLCSVDFPES; encoded by the coding sequence ATGAAGTTGGCGAAGCTGCACGGGCTTGGAAACGATTTTCTGGTTGCCCGCGGGGGCGAAGTCGGAACAGCCGGCCCATATTTCGGCGAGTTCGCCCGCAGGGTGTGCCGGCGCCATACCGGCGTTGGCGCCGACGGGGTGCTCTTCTATCAGCCAACTGTGGGGGATGCAGAGGCGGACGTTTCGGTGTTGATCTACAACGCCGATGGCAGTCGCGCCGAAATGTCCGGCAATGGCACACGCTGCCTGGCCGCGTATCTGATTCACTCGGGAGAGACTCATGCCCGGACCCTGGGGATCCGCACGGTTGCGGGAGTAAAGACTTTCACGCTCGAGAATCGGAAAGACCGGATCTACACCTTCAAAAGCTCACTGGGGCGGCCTGTAACCGAGCCCGCCCGAATTCCTGTCTGTCTCGGGTCCGGCTCGGAGGCACTGATCGACTTTCCTCTTGCCGTGGGATCCGAGGTTGTGAGGGTTACGATCAGTTCCATGGGGAACCCGCACTGTTCGACCTTCTGGCCGGACGTGAGCCGGGCCCCGATGGAGATACTGGGGCCTGTGCTCGAGCGGCACAGCTGCTTTCCGAACCGCACCAACGTCGAATTCGTTCAGGTACTGGATCGTCATCGCATTCGCGTGCGCTTCTGGGAGCGCGGTGTCGGACCGACGCTGGCCTCAGGGACCGGAAGCTCGGCAGCCGTGGTTGCCGCCATTCTCAACTGTTTGGCGGAAAGCCCGGTTATCGTCGAGGTCGAATTGGGGAGTTTGGAGGTTCATTGGCAGCCACCTGGTGACCTTTTCCTCACCGGACCGGCCGAATACCTGTGCAGCGTGGATTTTCCGGAATCATAA